The genomic interval TCACTCGCGCAGTGTTGGGCCGCATGAGATCCTCGCTGGCCTGCTTGGACAGAGTGCCTGTCTCGGTCTGCTGGTCGTCCAGACCCTCAGTTTCGTGGGCAtgctcatcgtcgtcctcgacgatACGGGTCGGGATCTCGCCGGTGGTGTATTGCTGACTTGAACGCTCGGGGAAAGTCGCGTTGCTAGCCATGGACATGGAAGTGCTGGAGCGGTTGTGTACCAGATCGGGTGTCGGCGGGATGCTGGAATTCCGGTCAGGGTGCAGCGAGTTGGTGTCGGTGTTGTCGCTCATCTCGCTTGCGGCACGAGTCGAGCGGCCCTCTTGGGCCTCGAAGTCGGAGCCCAGGCGGTCGCCATCCTGACGAGCCTTGAGCGACTCCTCGGactcctcatcatcctcagCGTCCTGGGCCAGGTGCAGGccctcgacggcggcggcgcacTGGTCGCTGATGGTGCGGATGATATCCGCAATGGCGTCGGTCTTCTCGCGCAGGTAGAGATCTGCGACATCGTTGATGCTCAGACGAGCAAGggtcttcttgtccttgccgAGGTTCAGCAGATGCTGCTCTAGCTCGGGACTCATATCATTTACCATAGGTTTGCCGTTGACATCCTTCTTTGTGATCTCTTTCGAAGCTGCCTCCTCTGATTCTTCGGTTTCGGCGGGAGTGTCCTCGTAGCCCTGCTTGACCATTTCAGTAATTGTCGAGGTACTACCAATGGAGCGCACGATGTGCTCCATATGGTGGTTCTGGCCGTTGATGAGGCTACGCAGGTGCAAGACCACGCGCTGGGCATCATCGCGCTGGCGGGAAAGGGTGGAGTTGGTATGCTGCAGAGCAGAAATCTCCTTCTGGTTGCGcttgcgctcgcgctccagctcctcggcaATCTCCTGCTGGAGGACGAGAGCCTCGAGAGCATCGTCGCGCTGCTTCTCCGTGCCAGAAAGGCGCAGAGTAAGCCGGGCCACGTCGTCCTTCTGCTGGTCGATGAGACCAGTGAGACGGCGATTCTCGCGCTTGTGGTTCTCGATCTTGACCTTGAGTTCCGAGGTCTCTTTGGTGAGCTGCTCAGCAAACGCCTGGAACTTGAGGAactgctgcttccaggtctcgagctcctcgacaAGGAAGTTGTTGCGCTTGGTGACCTTGCTGAGCTCGGTATCCATGCGGCCCTTGAGATTGATAAAATCTTGCCAGGCCTCCATAGCATCACGCGAGTACTGGTTCCGCTCGCGCACGATCTCGTTGAGGTGGCGCATCGAGACCTTGGTCATCAACGGCTTCTTGACGGAGCCGCCGAAGATCGCCTTCACACCGGTGTTGCGTCCCTAGAGACGTGTTAGCTTCTACATGTCGAACTATAAAAGAAGAATCGCCTACCAGCTTCTCGCAGACGTGGTCCATAACGCCCATCACGGCATCCTGGTTCCACCAGTTGGGCTCTTGGACGCTCTCGACCTCGCCTCGCATCACGATGATCTGGCCGGCAGGGATCAATTTGCCACCGGCGTATGCAGACCGCAGGTGCGGCGGCACACCGGAGGGCGCAACGTCGCCGTTCAGAGACTGGGTCAACCGGTTGATGAACTTGGTGCGCTGGCCTTGATTCAGGACGTTGGGTGGGCTCGAAGTCAGAACGAAGTTCCGGTCGAGGTCCACCACCAGAGCATCGGACGGGGCATTGAACAGCGTCCGGCACTCAGCGGTGACACCAAGGATGTACGGGCCGGGTTCCTGTACGAGCTCCTTGACGTGGCGGGCGTGCACAACGGGCACGTACAGACCGCTCCACTCGTAAACACGAACGCAGTACCGGATGGTTTCGGCCGCGGCCGTCAGCATCGCCGGGTAGTGGctgacgaagatgatgcgGCGAGTGGGCGAGACAGCTGCCTCGACCACCCCGACAATGTTCGGAATGGACAGACAGGTGAATAGGGGCCACATGGAAAAGTTCTGGAAGCCGGTAGGGGACGAGGGGAACTGATAACACAAGGCATAGTCCTTCATATCGATTCGAACCAGGTCATTGAGACGCGGAGCAGGGAAGCTCAGGATCCGAGACACCTCCTCGGCATGGAAGAGGTTGGTGGCCTTGTTCCAGTGGATCCACATGCCACGGAGGTAGTCACCTAGCAGGTCGTAAAGCGGATAGCGGGACAAAAAGCTGAGGCAGTAGGGGATCCAGTAGGTCTCGTCCGGATTGTCATAGAAGTCCGactcggtcttcttgcgcagctcaCGAATGGTCTCAGCGCGCTTCTCATCCGCACGGGACCAGACGCGCAGCGCAATGCCGTACAGAGTGTGCGAGGAGTCCTGCTGCAGCACAAACGCGTGATGGGCACAGTGCGGCTGGCTCTTGCCGGTGCAGATCTCGACATCGTGCGGGAAACAAGCCCGCATGGCCGAGTGCAGAGATCGAGCAATCTCGTTATCCTGCTCTAACCGTGGACTGCTGCCCAAGATCTCGGGCAGCCAGAATTGGCCGACGGCGCCCTTCATATGGCCGATCTTGCCCTGAGCCGGGGCGGGTGCCTTGACCCATTGGGAGGGCTCCCGGCCCACACCGCAGACCATGTAGGCATGGGTGAGGGTTTTCGGTGTTCGCTGGGTGGGCTTGAGGTTGAGGCTGGAGGCAATAGGCTGGGTGATGCGCGAGTGCAAAGATGAGGTGCGGCTGGGAACGACCAGCGAGttttctccctcgccgcgggTGGTGGGCCGATCGCGGGTGGATGGCCGCACAAAAGAGGCGTGGTCTCGCAGAGACGGGCCCATGGTGATCAATtgagatggtggtggtgtgaAATATATATGTATATATAGATAGATTCAATGAATTGAGGGTCACTCAAGGGCGCGAGCCGGGATGGAATGGACTGTCGGATAGAAAGTCCCTCGATCAGAAACACAGAAATGGACGTGCCAGATTGACGAGGTGAAGTTATTCCCGGTCCATGTAGATACTTGACACGCACAAGACAGCGCG from Penicillium psychrofluorescens genome assembly, chromosome: 5 carries:
- a CDS encoding uncharacterized protein (ID:PFLUO_007349-T1.cds;~source:funannotate), whose product is MGPSLRDHASFVRPSTRDRPTTRGEGENSLVVPSRTSSLHSRITQPIASSLNLKPTQRTPKTLTHAYMVCGVGREPSQWVKAPAPAQGKIGHMKGAVGQFWLPEILGSSPRLEQDNEIARSLHSAMRACFPHDVEICTGKSQPHCAHHAFVLQQDSSHTLYGIALRVWSRADEKRAETIRELRKKTESDFYDNPDETYWIPYCLSFLSRYPLYDLLGDYLRGMWIHWNKATNLFHAEEVSRILSFPAPRLNDLVRIDMKDYALCYQFPSSPTGFQNFSMWPLFTCLSIPNIVGVVEAAVSPTRRIIFVSHYPAMLTAAAETIRYCVRVYEWSGLYVPVVHARHVKELVQEPGPYILGVTAECRTLFNAPSDALVVDLDRNFVLTSSPPNVLNQGQRTKFINRLTQSLNGDVAPSGVPPHLRSAYAGGKLIPAGQIIVMRGEVESVQEPNWWNQDAVMGVMDHVCEKLGRNTGVKAIFGGSVKKPLMTKVSMRHLNEIVRERNQYSRDAMEAWQDFINLKGRMDTELSKVTKRNNFLVEELETWKQQFLKFQAFAEQLTKETSELKVKIENHKRENRRLTGLIDQQKDDVARLTLRLSGTEKQRDDALEALVLQQEIAEELERERKRNQKEISALQHTNSTLSRQRDDAQRVVLHLRSLINGQNHHMEHIVRSIGSTSTITEMVKQGYEDTPAETEESEEAASKEITKKDVNGKPMVNDMSPELEQHLLNLGKDKKTLARLSINDVADLYLREKTDAIADIIRTISDQCAAAVEGLHLAQDAEDDEESEESLKARQDGDRLGSDFEAQEGRSTRAASEMSDNTDTNSLHPDRNSSIPPTPDLVHNRSSTSMSMASNATFPERSSQQYTTGEIPTRIVEDDDEHAHETEGLDDQQTETGTLSKQASEDLMRPNTARVIS